The Actinomyces faecalis genome includes the window CACGGCGTCGTCTACGTCACCCTCATGATCGCGACCGGAGCCTGGCGCTGGAGGAGGACACGGTCCTGGCCTGGGGCCGTAACGACGCGCCCCTGTCCCCGATGCTCGGCGCGCCGCTGCGTATGCGCTGCGAGTCCGCCCACGGATACAAGATGGTCACGTGGGTACGCTCGGTGACCGTCATCCGTGACTATCGCGAGGTCAGTGACGGCATGGGAGGCACTCGCGAGGACTCCGGGTACCAGGACGTCGACGCCCGCATCTAGGAGCGAGGTCGAGGCCAGCGCCCGGCCGAGATCTCCTCGTGGAAGACCGCCCAGGCTATGAGGAGCTGGAGGACCGGTGAGACGAACTGGACCAGGCCAGTGGCACGCTGTCGGGTGGCAGCTTCGGCTGGGCTCACCCGCATACGGTACGACGACGGCGCTGTCACCTCCGTGGGAAGGTGGCAGCGCCGTCGTCCTCAGGCTGAGTCAGCCAGCCCGACTGGGCACGCCGTCAGTCGCGCGGCTTCTCGCGCATCTCCCAGGTCTCGATGACGTCACCCTCGGCGATGTCCTTGAAGCCCAGGTTGATACCGCACTCGTAGCCCTCGCGAACCTCGGTGACGTCGTCCTTCTCGCGGCGCAGCGACTCGATGGACAGGTTGCCGTCCACCACGACACCGTCACGCACCAGGCGGGCCTTGGTGCCCCGCTTGATGATGCCGGAGCGCACGATCGAACCGGCGATGGAGCCGAACTTCGAGGAGTGGAAGACCTGTCGGATCTCGGCGGTGCCGAGCTCGACCTCCTCGTAGACGGGCTTGAGCATGCCCTTCATCGCAGCCTCGACGTCCTCGATCGCGGAGTAGATGACTGAGTAGAACTTCATGTCCACGCCCTCGCGGTCGGCC containing:
- a CDS encoding molybdopterin-dependent oxidoreductase, coding for MEEDTVLAWGRNDAPLSPMLGAPLRMRCESAHGYKMVTWVRSVTVIRDYREVSDGMGGTREDSGYQDVDARI